AAATAAGCACGAGCCAAGGGGCTGCTTATGAGCGAGCCCAACAAAACACCGGAACAGATTGCCCGAGACCGTATCGACCAAATGCTCACTGAGGCCGGGTGGTCAGTGCAGGATAAAAACCAGATAGACTTTGGCAAAGCCGGGGGAATTGCGGTGCGGGAATATCCCACTGACAGTGGTCCGGCAGATTATGTGCTTTTTGTTGAACGTAAGCCCATCGGCGTCATCGAGGCCAAACGCCCTGAAATGGGTCAAAATATCAATGTAGTGGCGGAACAGACTGCCAAATATGCCACGGCCAATCTGAAATGGATCAAAGACAATAAGCCTTTGCCCCTACTTTACGAGAGCACAGGCGAAGTCACCCTGTTCCGTGATGAACGTGATCCCAAGCCCAGATCCCGTGAGGTGTTCTGGTTTCACCAGCCACAGACGCTGGCTGAGTGGATACAGCAAGCTCAAACTCTGCGCGCACGTCTGCAAAAACTGCCGTCCCTGGCAGCCGATGGGCTGCGCAAAGTACAGGTCGAGGCGATTACCAGCCTGGAAGAATCGTTTGCGGCAGGTCGCCCCCGCGCCCTCATTCAGATGGCAACCGGCGCAGGCAAGACCTTCACGGCCATTACCTCTATCTACCGACTCCTCAAATACGCCAATGCTAAACGTATCCTCTTCCTGGTGGACACCAAAAACCTGGGGGAACAGGCGGAACAGGAATTCATGGCCTATCTGCCAAACGACGATAACCGTAAGTTCACCGAGCTTTACAACGTGCAGCGCCTTTCATCCAGCTATATCGCAGACTCCAGCCAGGTGGTCATCTCCACCATTCAACGTCTTTACTCCATCCTCAAAGGCGAACCGCTGGACGAGGCCACGGAACTGAAAAATCCTGCCGAATACCGTCTGCCCCGCAAGGAACCCCTGCCTGTGGTCTATAACCCACAGCTCCCCATCGAGTATTTTGATTTTATCGTTATCGACGAGTGCCACCGCTCCATCTACAACCTCTGGCAACAGGTGCTCGACTATTTTGACGCCTTCCTCATTGGCCTTACCGCCACGCCGGACAAGCGCACCTTTGCCTTTTTCCATGAAAACGTGGTCAGCGAATACACCCATGAACAGGCCGTGGCCGACGGTGTCAACGTTGGCTACGATGTCTATACCATCGAAACCGAAATCACTAAAAAAGGAGCGGAACTCAAGGCCAAACGCCTGGTGCCCAAACGCGATAAACTGACCCGCAAAAAGCGCTGGGAGCTCCTGGATGAAGACTTGGAATACTCGGCCAAACAGCTTGACCGGGATGTGGTCAATCCCAGCCAGATCCGCAAGGTGATCCGTACCTTCAGGGAGAAATTGCCGGAAATATTTCCCGGCCGAAAGGAAGTGCCCAAAACCCTCATCTTTGCCAAGAATGACAGCCACGCCGATGACATCATCAAAATCGTGCGCGAAGAATTTGACGAAGGTAACGCCTTTTGCAAAAAGGTCACTTACAAGGCGGATGAAGACCCCAAATCGGTGCTTTCCCAGTTCCGCAATGACTACTTTCCCCGCATCGCTGTGACTGTCGATATGATCGCCACCGGCACCGATGTACGACCGCTGGAATGTCTGCTCTTTATGCGCGATGTCAGGTCCCGTAACTATTTCGAACAGATGAAAGGGCGCGGCACCCGGGTGCTGGACTACGACGAACTCAAGAAAGTGACTCCTTCTGCCACCAGCCGAAAGACCCATTTTGTCATTATTGACGCCGTGGGCGTGACCAGGTCCCTCAAGACAGACAGCCGTCCTCTTGAACGCAAGCCCTCGGTTCCATTCAAGGACCTGCTCATGTCCGTGCTCATGGGCGCAGATGACGAAGAAACCTTAACCTCGCTGGCCAACCGACTGGCGCGCCTGAACCAGCAGCTTGACGACAGAGAGCGTGAACAGATCAGCGAAAAGGCGGGCAAGCCCCTGCCGCAAATCACCCGCGAATTGCTGGACGCGGTTGACCCGGACCGCATCGACCAGCAGGCAAGACAGGAAAATAACCTGCCGCCCGAAGCCGAGCCAAACGAAGAACAGCGCAAGCAGGCCGCCTCGACCCTGGCAAAACAGGCAACATCCGTATTTAACGGTACACTGAACGAATTGCTTGAAAACATCCGCCGCACACACGAACAGGTGATTGACGACCAGAACATTGACAAACTCGTCCGGGCGGAATGGGACGGCGAGGCCAGGGAAAACGCGGAAAAACTCACCCAGGAATTTGCCGACTTTCTGCGGGAAAACAAAGATGAGCTGCTGGCGCTGCGCATCTTCTTCGATCAGCCCTTCCGCCGTCGGGAAGTTACTTTCCAGATGCTGCAGGATGTTTTGGAAAAGTTCCGCACCGACAGGCCAAGACTTGCCCCTTTACGGGTCTGGGAGGCCTTTGCCATGCTTGAAAACGCCAAGGGCAAGTCACCCATGAGTGAACTGACTGCCCTGATTTCGCTCATTCGCCGAGTGACCGGCATTGACGAGAAACTGACGCCTTTTAATGAGACGGTGAACCGCAATTTCAAGACCTGGATATTCAAGCGCCACCAGGGCGCTGGGGAGAAATTCACAGAGATGCAGATCGCCTGGCTGCGCATGATCCGCGACCATATCGCATCCTCCCACCACCTGGAACGAGGTGACCTGGAACTGGCTCCCTTTGATGCCCACGGTGGCTTGGGGAAAATGTGGCAGCTCTTTGGCGAAGAAATGGACCGGATCATTGATGAGATGAACGAGGTGCTGGCGGCATGAAGGAAGAAATCAAATCTGCACAGCTACCTCAAGGATGGGTAAAAACACAATTGTCTGATTTGTTTATTGACCCTAAGTCAGAAGTGGTTGATGGACCTTTTGGCTCTAACTTAAAAGCAGCAGAATATATTGACGTTGGTATACCTATTCTTCGGATTCAGAATATTGACAGAAACAGGCTGGTAAATAAGAACATCAGATATATTTCCGAGGAAAAAGCAGATAACTTGTCTCGGCACAACTATCAAGTAGGCGATATAATACTTACGAAATTGGGAGATCCATTAGGTAAAGCATGCATAGTGCCTCCGAGTATTCAGCGTGGGATCATCGTTGCAGATTTGGTCAGGCTGCGTCTCACTCACGATTACATTGATAAAAAGTGGTTGGTACATGTTATTAATTCTCCAGTAATTGCCAACCAGCTGAAATTGTTTACAAAGGGGAGTACAAGACCAAGAGTGAATCTTTCGCACATTCGTTCTTTATGCGTTGAGCTACCCCCCCTCCCCGAACAACACCGCATAGTTGCAAAAATCGAGCAGCTCTTCTCCGATCTGGACAAGGGCGTGGCTGAGCTGAAAAGGGCAAAGGAAAAGCTGGAGCTATACCGCCAGTCACTGCTCAAGGCCGCCTTTGAGGGCAGGCTCACCGAAGAGTGGCGCAGAGAACACGCAGACGAACTGGAATCCGCCGATGAACTGCTGGCCCGCATAAAGGCCGAGCGTGAAAAACGTTATCAGCAGCAACTGGACGAGTGGAAACAGGCAGTCAATGACTGGGAGAAACAAGGCAAACCCTGCAAAAAGCCCAGGAAACCCCGCAAACCCAAGGAACTGCCGCCGCTTACCGAAGAAGAACTGGCAGAACTGCCCAAATTGCCCGAGGGGTGGGTGTGGGGCCATTTAGAGTGGATTGGAGATATTGAAACGGGGACAACTCCATCTAAAAAACGTTCTGAATATTATGGATCAAAGTTCCCTTTCTTCAAACCTACAGACTTAGAAGCAGGTTATAAAGTAACCGAAGCTAGAGAGTATTTATCAAATGAAGGTATTAAGCACGCGAGATTGCTGCCTGCTAATTCTATTCTTGTAACTAGCATTGGTGCGACTATTGGTAAAACAGGGATAATTAGGCGTAAAGGGGCTTCAAACCAACAAATAAATGCAGTAATCCCTTTGAGCATTTTCAATGCCGACTACATTTATTACCAAGCTATTAGCCCAATATTTCAAGAGGAGCTGAAAAAACTATCGTCATCAACTACAATGCCAATTATCAACAAATCAAAGTTTTCATTGCTTCATTTTGCTATTTGCTCGAAACGCGAACAAGACCAAATCGT
This region of Deltaproteobacteria bacterium genomic DNA includes:
- a CDS encoding DEAD/DEAH box helicase family protein; the encoded protein is MSEPNKTPEQIARDRIDQMLTEAGWSVQDKNQIDFGKAGGIAVREYPTDSGPADYVLFVERKPIGVIEAKRPEMGQNINVVAEQTAKYATANLKWIKDNKPLPLLYESTGEVTLFRDERDPKPRSREVFWFHQPQTLAEWIQQAQTLRARLQKLPSLAADGLRKVQVEAITSLEESFAAGRPRALIQMATGAGKTFTAITSIYRLLKYANAKRILFLVDTKNLGEQAEQEFMAYLPNDDNRKFTELYNVQRLSSSYIADSSQVVISTIQRLYSILKGEPLDEATELKNPAEYRLPRKEPLPVVYNPQLPIEYFDFIVIDECHRSIYNLWQQVLDYFDAFLIGLTATPDKRTFAFFHENVVSEYTHEQAVADGVNVGYDVYTIETEITKKGAELKAKRLVPKRDKLTRKKRWELLDEDLEYSAKQLDRDVVNPSQIRKVIRTFREKLPEIFPGRKEVPKTLIFAKNDSHADDIIKIVREEFDEGNAFCKKVTYKADEDPKSVLSQFRNDYFPRIAVTVDMIATGTDVRPLECLLFMRDVRSRNYFEQMKGRGTRVLDYDELKKVTPSATSRKTHFVIIDAVGVTRSLKTDSRPLERKPSVPFKDLLMSVLMGADDEETLTSLANRLARLNQQLDDREREQISEKAGKPLPQITRELLDAVDPDRIDQQARQENNLPPEAEPNEEQRKQAASTLAKQATSVFNGTLNELLENIRRTHEQVIDDQNIDKLVRAEWDGEARENAEKLTQEFADFLRENKDELLALRIFFDQPFRRREVTFQMLQDVLEKFRTDRPRLAPLRVWEAFAMLENAKGKSPMSELTALISLIRRVTGIDEKLTPFNETVNRNFKTWIFKRHQGAGEKFTEMQIAWLRMIRDHIASSHHLERGDLELAPFDAHGGLGKMWQLFGEEMDRIIDEMNEVLAA
- a CDS encoding restriction endonuclease subunit S, translated to MKEEIKSAQLPQGWVKTQLSDLFIDPKSEVVDGPFGSNLKAAEYIDVGIPILRIQNIDRNRLVNKNIRYISEEKADNLSRHNYQVGDIILTKLGDPLGKACIVPPSIQRGIIVADLVRLRLTHDYIDKKWLVHVINSPVIANQLKLFTKGSTRPRVNLSHIRSLCVELPPLPEQHRIVAKIEQLFSDLDKGVAELKRAKEKLELYRQSLLKAAFEGRLTEEWRREHADELESADELLARIKAEREKRYQQQLDEWKQAVNDWEKQGKPCKKPRKPRKPKELPPLTEEELAELPKLPEGWVWGHLEWIGDIETGTTPSKKRSEYYGSKFPFFKPTDLEAGYKVTEAREYLSNEGIKHARLLPANSILVTSIGATIGKTGIIRRKGASNQQINAVIPLSIFNADYIYYQAISPIFQEELKKLSSSTTMPIINKSKFSLLHFAICSKREQDQIVKILESVFTIIDHLSQTIDNALSRAETLRQSILKKAFSGKLVPQDPNDEPASELLKRIRAEREKAAREKKPARKTRKKKEGKRVRDLLTALIQAGDWISAQEAFRQCGISDGAETDQIEPLYMELRDLVNSGKVIVERRGEEDWLKLKDTQEA